A part of Dermacentor variabilis isolate Ectoservices chromosome 10, ASM5094787v1, whole genome shotgun sequence genomic DNA contains:
- the LOC142559531 gene encoding uncharacterized protein LOC142559531 isoform X2 produces MGNVQLPSSGRRTLQAVTMVLMALEFILANALLEDEMAALSSSGSTWKEPEKRNTWWSKRANAKEAEPSFEVDLPLCALVVSAAGCYVETCVPLVFECGRSSDNKSGYAKCRNVHSACLAQCVRNLNRVGASLQK; encoded by the exons ATGGGCAACGTCCAACTGCCTTCCAGTGGCCGGAGAACTCTCCAGGCGGTGACCATGGTGCTGATGGCCCTGGAGTTCATCCTCGCCAACG CTCTTCTGGAAGATGAAATGGCGGCCCTCTCATCTTCAGGGTCCACGTGGAAGGAACCCGAGAAACGAAACA cATGGTGGTCCAAGCGCGCCAATGCGAAGGAAGCCG AGCCCAGCTTCGAAGTGGATCTACCGCTCTGCGCCCTTGTGGTTTCTGCGGCTG GTTGCTACGTGGAAACCTGCGTTCCCCTGGTGTTCGAGTGCGGCCGAAGCTCGGACAACAAGTCCGGCTACGCCAAGTGCCGCAACGTGCACAGCGCCTGCCTCGCCCAGTGCGTGCGGAACCTGAACAGAGTCGGCGCGAGTCTCCAGAAGTGA
- the LOC142559531 gene encoding uncharacterized protein LOC142559531 isoform X1 — protein MGNVQLPSSGRRTLQAVTMVLMALEFILANALLEDEMAALSSSGSTWKEPEKRNTWWSKRANAKEAGKRMNEPSFEVDLPLCALVVSAAGCYVETCVPLVFECGRSSDNKSGYAKCRNVHSACLAQCVRNLNRVGASLQK, from the exons ATGGGCAACGTCCAACTGCCTTCCAGTGGCCGGAGAACTCTCCAGGCGGTGACCATGGTGCTGATGGCCCTGGAGTTCATCCTCGCCAACG CTCTTCTGGAAGATGAAATGGCGGCCCTCTCATCTTCAGGGTCCACGTGGAAGGAACCCGAGAAACGAAACA cATGGTGGTCCAAGCGCGCCAATGCGAAGGAAGCCGGTAAGCGGATGAATG AGCCCAGCTTCGAAGTGGATCTACCGCTCTGCGCCCTTGTGGTTTCTGCGGCTG GTTGCTACGTGGAAACCTGCGTTCCCCTGGTGTTCGAGTGCGGCCGAAGCTCGGACAACAAGTCCGGCTACGCCAAGTGCCGCAACGTGCACAGCGCCTGCCTCGCCCAGTGCGTGCGGAACCTGAACAGAGTCGGCGCGAGTCTCCAGAAGTGA